A single genomic interval of Lewinellaceae bacterium harbors:
- a CDS encoding NACHT domain-containing protein, protein MDFLNESQIVTGFISEILKTAYQGIRDKAKGEMKEHDLLGAAAKKYGWKIADRYNFIRVFGMSEPVPLRNLYVRANILEKVSYYEKASLEELEKAFGQDKRSFGKTKETRSGIEVLNKLQRYIVLGKPGAGKTTYLKYLALRSIDKDADIKDRKIPIFITLKELSDSQSSLMEYITEQFDIGGLPEAAPFIEQILKNGKCLLLLDGLDEVDESRKDAIIQEIINCSEKYEDNQFVISCRIAAYNHWFQRFHDVEMADFNEEQIEQFVNNWFAIKEEPETGKECFEKMKGNKPLLEMASSPLLLTLLCIAFDDHYDFQTNRAELYQEAIQALLKKWDSTRRIMRKDIYRDLTPNRKEQLFSIIAMATFSRGQYFIPEVELLDFIKKYIYNIPGAEEDSLAIDAENVLKEMIAQHGIIIPRAKKVYSFAHLTFQEYFTAKFIVDNVVTGTLTQLVEVHFGDDKWLEVFQLVTSMLPRADTFFTLMQKNIDQIINEEGTLKKVLKIIEEMTKKSSEYPIALRRTGGVFVLLAHTRTHSHTRAPALAHTLDFAHALGLTHALDLVRDLPIFVLLPIAHFLARELARTLDLDLVRANDFDPKIISPLLNKCLLFHACLTTENYASRELKEKLLERILALPEE, encoded by the coding sequence ATGGACTTCCTCAACGAATCCCAGATCGTCACCGGCTTTATCAGCGAAATACTCAAAACGGCCTACCAGGGTATCCGGGATAAGGCCAAAGGGGAGATGAAGGAACACGACCTCCTCGGCGCCGCTGCAAAAAAGTACGGCTGGAAGATCGCCGACCGCTACAACTTCATCCGCGTATTCGGGATGAGTGAGCCGGTGCCATTGAGGAACCTATACGTTCGAGCGAACATCCTGGAAAAAGTCTCCTATTATGAAAAGGCGTCCCTGGAAGAACTGGAAAAAGCCTTCGGCCAAGACAAACGCAGTTTTGGCAAAACCAAAGAGACCCGCTCCGGCATCGAAGTGCTCAATAAACTACAGCGCTATATCGTACTGGGCAAACCGGGCGCCGGCAAAACCACTTACCTCAAATACCTGGCCCTGCGCAGCATCGATAAAGACGCAGACATCAAAGACCGGAAAATCCCCATTTTCATCACCTTGAAAGAACTTTCCGACAGTCAGTCTTCCCTGATGGAGTACATCACCGAGCAGTTTGACATCGGCGGGCTGCCGGAAGCAGCGCCTTTTATCGAGCAGATACTCAAAAACGGGAAGTGCCTGCTGCTGCTGGATGGCCTGGACGAGGTGGATGAGAGCCGGAAGGATGCCATAATACAGGAGATCATCAATTGCTCTGAAAAATATGAGGACAACCAGTTTGTCATCAGCTGCCGGATCGCCGCCTACAACCACTGGTTTCAGCGCTTCCACGATGTGGAAATGGCCGACTTCAACGAGGAACAGATCGAGCAGTTTGTCAACAACTGGTTTGCCATCAAGGAAGAGCCGGAAACCGGCAAGGAATGCTTTGAGAAAATGAAAGGCAATAAGCCACTGCTGGAAATGGCCAGCAGCCCTCTATTGCTTACGCTACTCTGTATTGCCTTTGATGATCATTACGATTTCCAAACCAACCGGGCGGAACTGTACCAGGAGGCAATCCAGGCCCTACTCAAAAAGTGGGACAGTACCCGTAGGATAATGCGCAAGGATATCTACCGGGACTTGACGCCCAACCGAAAAGAACAATTGTTCAGCATTATAGCCATGGCAACTTTCAGCCGGGGGCAGTACTTTATCCCTGAGGTGGAACTTCTCGATTTTATCAAAAAGTACATTTACAACATCCCCGGAGCAGAGGAAGATTCCCTGGCGATAGATGCCGAAAATGTGTTAAAAGAGATGATCGCCCAGCATGGGATCATCATTCCCAGGGCAAAAAAGGTTTATTCCTTCGCACATTTAACCTTTCAGGAGTATTTTACGGCGAAATTTATAGTAGATAATGTTGTAACCGGTACGCTTACTCAATTGGTGGAAGTACATTTCGGAGATGATAAATGGCTAGAAGTTTTTCAGCTGGTAACCAGTATGCTGCCTCGTGCTGATACCTTTTTCACATTGATGCAGAAGAATATTGATCAAATAATAAATGAAGAAGGCACTTTGAAAAAAGTATTGAAAATTATTGAAGAGATGACCAAGAAAAGCTCTGAATATCCTATTGCTTTACGCCGCACGGGGGGAGTATTTGTTCTCCTTGCTCATACCCGTACCCATTCCCATACCCGTGCCCCTGCCCTTGCTCATACCCTTGACTTTGCTCATGCCCTTGGTCTTACTCATGCCCTTGACCTTGTTCGTGACCTTCCAATTTTTGTGCTCCTTCCCATAGCTCATTTCCTTGCTCGTGAACTTGCCCGTACCCTTGACCTTGACCTTGTCCGTGCCAATGACTTTGACCCAAAAATTATATCTCCACTTTTAAATAAATGCCTCTTATTCCACGCCTGCCTCACCACCGAAAACTACGCTTCCCGAGAGCTGAAGGAAAAGCTGCTGGAGAGAATATTGGCGCTGCCAGAGGAGTAA